One genomic region from Streptomyces sp. NBC_00582 encodes:
- a CDS encoding N,N-dimethylformamidase beta subunit family domain-containing protein: MAPGPEHIRRWESGALAHAVTDPFGQGPVPWLRGSETYFDDTGQVVPWYVDQAPARRPGGTDRPRVPGPRTAPGPASASGVPRSADDVRRQIKGFTSTGAVAPGEAVDFHITVDPPQEFSVDIYRIGHYDGAGAAKITTSPRLSGIVQPPPLTADRTVSCHHWWLSWRLQIPSYWRVGAYVAVLTTVDGYRSHVPFTVRDQHPADLLLLLPDVTWQAYNLYPEDGRTGASFYHAWDRNGRLLGEADAATTVSFDRPYAGAGLPLHVGHAYDVIRWAERYGYDLAYADARDLHSGQVDPTRYRGLVFPGHDEYWSTTMRRTVELARDSGTSLVFLSANTLYWQVELGPSPSGVPARLLTCRKRKGPGKSVLWREIDRAEQQLVGIQYAGRVPEPHPLIVRNADHWLWEATGTHEGEGIEGLVAGEADRYFPRTPLPPHEERILLAHSPYSDHEGVLRHQETSLYRAPSGALVFASGTFAWSPALDRPGHVDPRIQRATANLLDRICKRD; the protein is encoded by the coding sequence ATGGCACCGGGACCCGAGCACATCCGCCGCTGGGAGTCGGGAGCACTGGCCCACGCCGTGACGGATCCCTTCGGCCAGGGCCCCGTCCCCTGGCTGCGCGGCAGCGAGACGTACTTCGACGACACGGGCCAGGTCGTCCCCTGGTACGTCGACCAGGCCCCCGCGCGCAGGCCGGGCGGCACGGACCGCCCCAGGGTCCCGGGGCCCCGTACCGCACCCGGCCCGGCATCCGCGTCCGGCGTCCCCCGCTCCGCCGACGACGTCCGCCGCCAGATCAAGGGCTTCACCTCCACCGGCGCGGTCGCCCCCGGCGAGGCCGTCGACTTCCACATCACGGTCGACCCGCCGCAGGAGTTCAGCGTCGACATCTACCGCATCGGCCACTACGACGGCGCCGGCGCCGCCAAGATCACCACCAGCCCCCGGCTCTCCGGCATCGTCCAGCCCCCGCCGCTGACCGCCGACCGCACGGTCTCCTGCCACCACTGGTGGCTCTCCTGGCGGCTGCAGATCCCCTCGTACTGGCGTGTCGGCGCGTACGTCGCCGTCCTCACCACCGTCGACGGCTACCGCTCCCACGTCCCCTTCACCGTCCGCGACCAGCACCCCGCCGACCTGCTGCTGCTCCTGCCCGACGTCACCTGGCAGGCCTACAACCTCTACCCCGAGGACGGCCGCACCGGCGCCAGTTTCTACCACGCCTGGGACAGGAACGGCCGGCTCCTCGGCGAGGCCGACGCCGCGACCACGGTCTCCTTCGACCGGCCGTACGCGGGCGCGGGCCTGCCCCTGCACGTCGGCCACGCCTACGACGTCATCCGCTGGGCCGAGCGCTACGGCTACGACCTCGCCTACGCCGACGCCCGCGATCTGCACTCCGGACAGGTCGACCCCACCCGCTACCGAGGTCTGGTCTTCCCCGGCCACGACGAGTACTGGTCGACGACCATGCGCCGCACGGTCGAGCTCGCCCGGGACAGCGGCACCTCCCTCGTCTTCCTCTCCGCCAACACTCTGTACTGGCAGGTGGAGCTGGGCCCGTCCCCGTCCGGAGTCCCCGCCCGGCTGCTCACCTGCCGCAAACGCAAGGGCCCCGGCAAATCGGTCCTCTGGCGCGAGATCGACCGCGCCGAGCAGCAGCTCGTCGGCATCCAGTACGCGGGCAGGGTCCCCGAGCCGCATCCGCTGATCGTGCGCAACGCCGACCACTGGCTGTGGGAGGCCACCGGAACCCATGAGGGCGAGGGCATCGAGGGCCTGGTCGCGGGCGAGGCCGACCGCTACTTCCCCCGCACCCCGCTCCCGCCCCACGAGGAACGCATCCTCCTCGCCCACTCCCCGTACAGCGACCACGAGGGTGTCCTGCGCCACCAGGAGACCTCGCTCTACCGCGCCCCCT